One window from the genome of Pyrobaculum ferrireducens encodes:
- a CDS encoding type II toxin-antitoxin system antitoxin SocA domain-containing protein translates to METIGKYDVGDVVAYVTYRLGNVGSLKKLMKLLFLIQYETRRLFTPRAVKFLYHGAPVTRAEFFIWSFGPMANEVYDALEDESRFRIEPAEEGPAYTVKYLGEPPKLPPPVAKRVDDVLKRYGSYKAWELEKKVNQLLGLKPEKKEEYMGCSRQIPPAGGVQDRNTRLGT, encoded by the coding sequence GTGGAAACAATAGGCAAATATGATGTAGGTGATGTCGTGGCGTATGTTACATATAGGCTAGGGAATGTAGGTAGCTTAAAGAAGTTAATGAAGCTCCTCTTCCTCATTCAGTACGAAACCCGCCGCTTGTTTACGCCGAGGGCGGTGAAGTTCCTATACCACGGCGCGCCCGTGACGCGGGCCGAGTTTTTCATATGGAGCTTCGGGCCCATGGCTAACGAGGTGTACGACGCCCTGGAGGACGAGTCGCGGTTCCGTATAGAGCCCGCGGAGGAGGGCCCCGCCTACACCGTGAAATACCTAGGCGAACCCCCGAAACTGCCTCCGCCAGTGGCGAAGAGAGTCGACGACGTGTTGAAGAGGTACGGAAGCTACAAGGCGTGGGAGCTGGAGAAAAAGGTAAATCAGTTGCTGGGGCTCAAGCCGGAGAAAAAGGAGGAATACATGGGATGCAGTAGACAAATACCTCCAGCTGGAGGGGTTCAGGATAGAAACACGAGACTTGGCACATGA
- the mcm gene encoding minichromosome maintenance protein MCM yields the protein MTVEVELDILRDKFRELVTGNEKISDELINMIIQRKRSLEVDFHDILMFDKTLADLVIERPKQVLPEADKVVREIVEEKDPETARQLKRFYFRVRNPPLAVPLRKLRSEYIGRLIKIEGIVTRQTPPKHFLYKALYRCTQCGYEIELMQELERHVEPPAKCPRCGASKSFTLVTELSQYIDWQKVIIQERPEDLPPGQLPRSIEAVLLDDLVDTVKPGDIVALSGIVDLTLSELKKGRPPIVTSYVQGVHVETMNKELVEEITKEDEQKILEISRRPDVRELIVRSIAPSIYGYEEVKEAVACLLFGGNEIVYPDGVRVRGDINILLIGDPGTAKSQLLKFVAKIAPRAVYTTGKGSSAAGLTAAVVRDKLTGEFYLEAGALVLADKGVAVIDEIDKMDAKDRVALHEAMEQNTVSISKAGIVATLNARAAVLAAANPAFGRYLPNRTVAENLDLPVSLLSRFDLIFVIRDEPREEFDSAVAGHILDLHSGKTPEAFRDVLRPDFLRKYIMYARRYVRPLLSEEAKERIKAFYLEMRRRYQGPGTAIAITARQLEALIRLTTAEAKMRLSPIATAEDAERAIRLYLAFLKSVGIDIESGAIDIDAIITGVPASRREAYIKVVELLKKMEEAEKGPVKIDKLKAEAEKLGIPPAEVQRIVDLLIRNGEAYTPRPGYIKRVT from the coding sequence GTGACTGTTGAGGTTGAGCTGGATATCTTGCGCGACAAGTTTAGAGAGTTGGTGACGGGTAACGAGAAAATCTCCGACGAGCTTATCAACATGATTATCCAGCGGAAGAGGTCTCTGGAGGTGGATTTCCACGACATCTTAATGTTTGACAAGACACTGGCGGATCTAGTAATCGAGAGGCCTAAGCAAGTCCTGCCAGAGGCGGACAAGGTGGTGCGGGAAATCGTAGAGGAGAAGGACCCCGAGACCGCCAGGCAGCTTAAGCGCTTCTACTTCAGAGTGCGGAACCCCCCGCTGGCGGTCCCCCTGAGGAAGCTCAGGTCGGAGTACATAGGCCGCCTCATAAAAATAGAGGGTATAGTCACCAGGCAGACCCCCCCGAAGCACTTCCTATACAAGGCGCTGTACCGGTGCACCCAGTGCGGCTACGAGATTGAGCTCATGCAGGAGCTGGAGCGCCACGTCGAGCCCCCCGCCAAGTGCCCCAGATGCGGCGCCTCAAAGAGCTTCACCCTAGTCACAGAGCTCTCCCAGTACATAGACTGGCAGAAGGTCATAATACAAGAGAGGCCGGAGGACCTCCCACCCGGCCAGCTACCCCGTAGCATCGAGGCGGTGTTGCTAGACGACTTGGTAGACACTGTCAAGCCCGGCGACATAGTGGCGCTGTCGGGAATCGTCGACCTCACCCTCAGCGAGCTCAAGAAGGGCAGGCCCCCAATCGTCACCTCCTACGTCCAGGGGGTCCACGTAGAGACGATGAACAAGGAGCTCGTGGAGGAGATCACCAAGGAGGACGAGCAGAAAATCCTCGAAATCTCGAGGCGGCCCGACGTGAGGGAGCTGATAGTCAGGTCCATCGCCCCCTCCATATACGGCTACGAAGAAGTGAAGGAGGCAGTTGCGTGCCTACTCTTCGGCGGAAACGAAATCGTGTACCCAGACGGCGTCAGGGTCAGGGGCGACATAAACATCCTCCTAATAGGCGACCCGGGCACCGCCAAGTCCCAGCTGTTGAAGTTTGTGGCTAAGATCGCCCCCCGCGCCGTCTACACCACGGGCAAGGGCTCCTCAGCGGCGGGTCTCACCGCCGCCGTGGTCAGGGACAAGCTGACGGGGGAGTTCTACCTAGAGGCGGGGGCCCTCGTCCTGGCCGACAAGGGTGTCGCCGTCATAGACGAGATAGATAAAATGGATGCCAAGGACCGGGTGGCCCTACACGAGGCGATGGAGCAGAACACCGTATCCATAAGCAAGGCAGGCATAGTGGCCACTCTCAACGCGAGAGCCGCCGTCCTCGCCGCCGCCAACCCAGCCTTCGGGAGGTACCTCCCCAACCGCACGGTGGCGGAGAACTTAGACCTGCCCGTCTCCCTCCTCAGCAGATTCGACCTGATCTTCGTAATACGGGACGAGCCCAGGGAGGAGTTCGACTCAGCCGTCGCCGGCCACATACTAGACCTGCACTCAGGCAAAACCCCCGAGGCCTTCCGCGACGTGCTGAGGCCGGACTTCCTGAGGAAGTACATCATGTACGCCAGGCGGTACGTGAGGCCGCTCCTCAGCGAAGAGGCAAAGGAGAGGATAAAAGCCTTCTACCTAGAGATGAGGAGGCGCTACCAAGGCCCCGGCACAGCCATAGCCATAACCGCCAGGCAGCTGGAAGCCCTCATACGCCTCACCACCGCCGAGGCCAAGATGAGGCTGTCGCCCATAGCCACCGCAGAAGACGCCGAGAGAGCAATAAGGCTCTACCTCGCCTTCCTCAAATCAGTAGGCATAGACATAGAGTCGGGCGCCATAGACATCGACGCAATAATAACCGGCGTCCCCGCCTCCCGCAGAGAAGCCTACATAAAAGTAGTGGAGCTACTAAAGAAGATGGAGGAGGCGGAGAAAGGCCCCGTCAAAATCGACAAGCTCAAGGCAGAGGCCGAGAAGCTGGGAATCCCCCCCGCCGAGGTCCAGCGCATCGTAGACCTGCTAATCCGCAACGGCGAGGCCTACACCCCCAGACCCGGATACATAAAACGCGTCACCTAG
- a CDS encoding PaREP1 family protein — protein MSNSAGAERLDPPQRVEAYLALREKYLREAEELYARGDLAQAGEKYWGAVAALLNAIAEKRGWEHYSHKDYNAVVGRLYKESGDKELLTAFGMAERLHANLRHNFMDKEIFEAHREEALKLVD, from the coding sequence ATGAGTAATTCCGCTGGCGCAGAGAGGCTTGACCCTCCACAACGCGTAGAGGCCTACCTGGCGCTACGCGAGAAGTACCTCAGGGAGGCTGAGGAGCTGTACGCAAGGGGCGACTTGGCGCAGGCCGGGGAGAAGTACTGGGGCGCCGTCGCCGCGTTGCTAAACGCCATAGCAGAGAAGCGGGGCTGGGAGCACTACAGCCACAAGGACTACAACGCGGTAGTCGGCAGACTCTACAAAGAAAGCGGAGACAAGGAGCTCCTAACAGCCTTCGGCATGGCAGAGAGACTCCACGCGAACCTTCGCCACAACTTCATGGACAAGGAAATCTTCGAGGCACACCGGGAGGAGGCGCTAAAACTGGTAGATTAG